From the genome of Candidatus Methylopumilus rimovensis, one region includes:
- a CDS encoding pseudouridine synthase, with amino-acid sequence MKILFNKPYGVVCQFSKHDKHETLKDFIPIPGVYPAGRLDTDSEGLIILTDDGLFQHQISDPKYKMQKTYWAQVEGAPKESDLDELRHGVDLGDFKTLPAEIKIIDQPKTLWERTPPIRERKTIPTTWLEIRISEGKNRQVRRMTGKIGYPTLRLIRFAIGAYTLVDLDLGMYKIIRE; translated from the coding sequence ATGAAAATATTATTTAATAAGCCTTATGGTGTCGTTTGCCAGTTTAGCAAACATGACAAACATGAGACATTAAAAGACTTTATTCCAATACCCGGTGTTTATCCTGCAGGCAGGCTTGACACAGATAGTGAAGGTTTAATTATTCTAACTGATGATGGCTTATTTCAACATCAAATTAGCGATCCAAAATATAAAATGCAAAAAACTTATTGGGCGCAAGTTGAAGGCGCCCCAAAAGAGAGTGATTTAGATGAATTAAGACATGGCGTTGATTTGGGCGACTTTAAAACTTTACCTGCAGAAATAAAAATTATAGATCAGCCAAAAACCTTATGGGAAAGAACGCCTCCTATTAGAGAAAGAAAAACAATTCCAACGACTTGGCTAGAAATTAGAATATCCGAAGGTAAAAATCGTCAAGTAAGAAGAATGACAGGAAAAATTGGATACCCCACATTAAGATTAATTCGATTTGCAATCGGAGCTTACACACTAGTAGATCTGGATCTAGGTATGTATAAAATTATCCGTGAATAA
- a CDS encoding aminopeptidase P N-terminal domain-containing protein: MNHKNYQEFKKRRNTLTEKIGDGVAIIFNTDEVIRNRDSHYPYRSDSYFHYFSGFPESRSVLFVLGGKSPKTILFCRNKNLEMEIWNGFIYGPKEAKEVFLFDESYDINLLDEIALKEISGREKIYYRIGQDTLNDKKINDWIKVLRDKARAGIQAPQAIEDISQIADDMRLIKSDFEIDIMKRSAKIATLAHNRAMKSVRPNMYEYELEAEILHEFMSHGVRAPAYQSIVAAGKNACTLHYVDNNSKIQDGDLILTDAGCELEGYASDVSRTFPANGKFSKIQKDFYQLVLEAQSAALSKVSSNHNWNEPHEAALSVLIDGFKDFGLCQGSHQEIYETGAYKEFYMHRTGHWLGLDVHDAGDYKTIAQEWKQLKPGMTLTVEPGCYIRPSANIPKEFWNIGIRIEDDVLVTHNGHEVLTKDSPKTIESIETLMAK, from the coding sequence ATGAACCATAAAAATTATCAAGAATTTAAAAAAAGAAGAAATACGTTAACTGAAAAAATTGGTGATGGCGTAGCAATCATTTTTAATACTGACGAGGTAATTAGAAATCGAGACAGTCATTATCCTTATCGCTCAGATAGTTATTTCCACTATTTTTCAGGATTTCCTGAGTCTCGGTCAGTATTATTTGTATTAGGTGGAAAGTCTCCAAAGACCATACTATTTTGTCGTAATAAAAATCTAGAAATGGAAATATGGAATGGCTTTATATATGGGCCTAAAGAGGCAAAAGAAGTTTTTTTATTTGATGAGTCTTATGACATAAATTTATTAGATGAGATTGCTTTAAAAGAAATTTCAGGGCGCGAAAAAATATATTATCGAATAGGGCAAGATACGCTTAATGATAAAAAAATTAATGATTGGATTAAAGTCTTGCGAGATAAGGCTAGAGCTGGAATTCAAGCCCCTCAAGCAATCGAAGATATTAGTCAAATAGCTGATGATATGAGGCTTATAAAAAGTGACTTTGAAATTGACATAATGAAGCGGTCAGCAAAAATTGCAACTCTTGCCCATAACCGTGCAATGAAATCTGTAAGGCCTAATATGTATGAATATGAACTTGAAGCTGAAATTTTGCATGAATTTATGAGTCATGGAGTTCGCGCACCAGCTTACCAGTCTATTGTTGCTGCCGGAAAAAATGCATGCACATTACATTACGTTGATAATAATTCTAAAATTCAAGATGGCGATCTTATTCTTACAGATGCTGGATGTGAATTAGAAGGTTACGCATCCGACGTATCAAGAACATTTCCCGCAAATGGTAAATTTTCAAAAATACAAAAAGATTTTTACCAATTGGTATTAGAAGCCCAAAGCGCAGCATTAAGTAAAGTCTCATCTAACCATAATTGGAATGAGCCTCATGAAGCAGCATTATCAGTTTTGATAGATGGATTCAAAGACTTTGGTTTATGCCAAGGAAGCCATCAGGAAATTTATGAAACAGGCGCCTATAAAGAATTTTATATGCATAGAACTGGCCATTGGTTAGGCCTTGATGTTCATGATGCAGGCGACTATAAGACGATAGCGCAAGAATGGAAGCAATTAAAACCAGGTATGACTTTAACAGTGGAGCCAGGATGCTACATTAGACCATCTGCAAATATTCCAAAAGAATTTTGGAATATTGGAATAAGAATCGAAGATGATGTTTTAGTTACTCATAATGGACATGAAGTGCTTACAAAAGATAGCCCAAAGACAATAGAGTCGATTGAAACCCTGATGGCAAAATGA
- the aroC gene encoding chorismate synthase, which translates to MSGNTLGTLFTLTSFGESHGSAIGGVVDGCPPGLDLSEEDLQLDLDRRKPGTSKHVTQRNEEDKVEILSGVFEGKTTGAPIGFIIRNTDQRSQDYSKIKDVFRPGHADYTYAHKYGIRDYRGGGRSSARETAVRVAAGAIAKKWLIKKYGIKIRAYLSQMGTIQITFKNWEDVNQNPFFCPNQAQVPELEKYLDGIRAERDSVGAKITVVAENMPVGLGEPVFGRLDAEIAYAMMSINAVKGIDIGEGFGSINQKGSEHGDELTPQGFLTNHAGGILGGISTGQSVIAHIAFKPTSSIPQDRKSINTEGEAVLMQTTGRHDPCVAIRATPIVEAMLALVIMDQALRHRAQNADVVSHTPKI; encoded by the coding sequence ATGTCGGGTAATACTCTAGGCACTTTATTTACACTCACCTCTTTTGGTGAATCTCATGGCTCAGCTATAGGTGGAGTCGTAGATGGTTGCCCGCCTGGCTTGGATTTGTCGGAAGAAGATTTGCAATTAGATTTAGATAGAAGAAAACCTGGCACTTCTAAGCATGTTACTCAACGTAATGAGGAAGATAAGGTCGAGATTTTGTCTGGCGTCTTTGAAGGCAAAACAACTGGCGCACCTATCGGATTTATTATTCGAAATACAGATCAAAGAAGTCAAGATTATTCAAAAATTAAAGATGTATTCCGTCCCGGACATGCAGACTACACATATGCCCATAAATACGGCATAAGAGACTATAGAGGCGGCGGAAGATCAAGTGCTAGAGAAACCGCTGTAAGAGTTGCTGCAGGGGCTATAGCTAAGAAATGGCTAATTAAAAAATATGGCATCAAAATCCGAGCTTATTTAAGTCAAATGGGCACCATTCAAATAACATTTAAAAATTGGGAAGATGTAAATCAAAATCCATTTTTTTGTCCTAATCAAGCCCAAGTTCCTGAATTAGAAAAATATTTAGATGGCATTCGCGCAGAGAGAGATTCAGTCGGTGCCAAAATTACCGTAGTGGCAGAAAATATGCCAGTAGGCTTAGGTGAGCCAGTTTTTGGTAGGCTGGATGCTGAAATTGCATACGCAATGATGAGTATAAATGCTGTAAAAGGCATTGATATTGGAGAAGGTTTTGGCTCGATTAACCAAAAAGGCAGTGAGCATGGCGATGAATTAACTCCCCAAGGTTTTTTAACGAACCATGCAGGTGGTATTTTAGGCGGCATATCAACCGGACAATCTGTTATTGCGCATATAGCTTTTAAGCCAACCTCAAGTATTCCCCAAGACCGAAAGTCAATTAATACTGAAGGTGAAGCTGTTCTGATGCAAACAACAGGTCGTCATGATCCTTGCGTTGCAATAAGGGCGACACCGATTGTTGAGGCTATGTTAGCTTTAGTCATTATGGATCAAGCATTAAGACATCGCGCTCAAAATGCCGATGTCGTTTCTCATACACCAAAAATTTAG
- a CDS encoding DsbC family protein produces the protein MTIFKKIALFILFFPSFYLMADEVSLKKMIEASYPKYKVESIKKTSYSGLYEIFMGGQIIYTDERFSFLIAEGHIVDPKTKKDLTGERLEDLTKVDFSSLPLNSAIKTVKGDGSRKLVVFADVDCPFCKRLEQNEFTHLNNVTIYTFLFPIEKLHPDAKNKSQLIWCAKDRSKAWADWAINDALPSGKVTCQPPTELILELGSKLGITSTPTLIFSDGKRMLGAQPYKEIEKALNSTKS, from the coding sequence ATGACAATTTTTAAAAAAATCGCCTTATTTATTTTATTTTTCCCTTCATTCTATTTAATGGCTGATGAAGTTAGCCTAAAAAAAATGATTGAGGCCTCTTACCCTAAATATAAAGTAGAAAGTATTAAGAAGACTTCCTATAGTGGGCTTTATGAAATTTTTATGGGGGGTCAAATTATTTATACTGATGAGAGGTTTTCTTTTCTTATTGCAGAAGGCCATATCGTAGATCCTAAAACAAAAAAAGATTTAACCGGCGAGCGCCTTGAGGATCTCACCAAAGTAGACTTTTCATCCTTGCCCCTTAATTCCGCTATTAAAACAGTTAAAGGCGATGGCTCGAGAAAGTTAGTTGTTTTTGCAGATGTGGATTGCCCTTTTTGCAAACGTCTTGAGCAAAATGAATTTACACATCTTAATAATGTGACAATTTATACATTTTTATTCCCTATCGAAAAGCTTCATCCGGACGCAAAGAATAAATCACAGTTGATTTGGTGTGCCAAAGATCGCTCAAAAGCTTGGGCAGATTGGGCAATTAACGATGCACTCCCTTCAGGGAAAGTCACATGTCAGCCACCTACAGAACTAATATTAGAGTTAGGCTCAAAATTAGGTATTACATCAACGCCTACCTTGATTTTTTCAGATGGGAAGCGAATGTTAGGGGCTCAACCCTATAAAGAAATAGAAAAAGCGCTCAATAGCACCAAGTCTTAA
- a CDS encoding FAD-dependent monooxygenase, which yields MKNSEYLIVGAGPVGLVFSLLLAKQNQNSHLLESRRKNDSHSDGRALALSYGTKLILEDLGIWSPLEKKISEIKDIHTSQKNSFGRTLLSASQYNLPALGYIVSYGALSKVLEEAVNQSPKIKITHEFEVSAIKNEKDRSILYGGNKDLPIEAPLLVLADGGKNTTALIEGLKKKETSYNHTALVTKVTSEIPPNKIAYERFTSMGPIALLPNGPKEFSLVWTGKDEDIQALAKAPKKLFLEKLHEHFGDRVGKFLDSDNFITFPLKKIILEEFPKKRMVVIGNSAQTMHPVAGQGFNTGIRDAYDLSKLINKSEPSQVGSECFINQYYSLRKSETKKTLFFTDSLVNIFSNDLVVLSLTRGMSLSLLDNFKPIKNFLVNKMSFGK from the coding sequence ATGAAAAATTCAGAATATCTCATTGTGGGCGCCGGCCCAGTTGGGCTGGTATTTTCATTATTACTTGCAAAGCAAAATCAAAATTCACATCTTTTAGAATCAAGAAGAAAAAATGATTCACATTCTGACGGACGTGCATTAGCTCTATCTTACGGCACAAAACTCATTCTTGAAGATCTCGGTATTTGGAGTCCTTTAGAAAAAAAAATTAGTGAAATAAAAGATATTCATACAAGCCAAAAGAATAGCTTTGGGCGTACTTTATTATCGGCTAGCCAATATAATTTGCCAGCTTTAGGCTATATTGTCTCTTATGGTGCTTTATCAAAGGTGCTTGAAGAAGCAGTTAATCAATCTCCAAAAATAAAAATCACTCATGAGTTCGAAGTGTCGGCTATTAAAAATGAAAAAGATAGATCAATTTTGTATGGAGGCAATAAAGATCTCCCTATTGAGGCACCACTTTTAGTCTTAGCTGATGGTGGAAAAAATACTACAGCCTTAATTGAAGGCCTCAAGAAAAAAGAAACCAGTTACAATCATACGGCACTTGTAACTAAAGTCACTTCTGAGATTCCCCCTAATAAAATTGCGTATGAACGGTTTACTTCCATGGGGCCTATTGCACTTTTGCCTAATGGGCCCAAAGAATTTTCTTTGGTTTGGACTGGCAAAGATGAAGATATTCAAGCATTAGCTAAAGCACCAAAAAAATTATTTTTAGAAAAATTACATGAGCATTTTGGAGACAGAGTGGGAAAGTTTCTTGATTCTGATAATTTTATTACATTCCCACTCAAAAAAATTATCCTTGAAGAATTTCCAAAAAAACGTATGGTTGTTATTGGTAATTCTGCTCAAACAATGCACCCAGTCGCAGGACAGGGATTTAATACTGGTATTAGAGATGCCTATGATTTGTCAAAATTAATAAATAAATCAGAACCCTCCCAGGTAGGATCTGAATGTTTTATCAATCAATATTATTCGTTAAGAAAATCAGAAACAAAAAAGACACTTTTTTTTACAGATTCTTTAGTAAACATTTTTTCGAATGATTTGGTTGTCCTTTCCTTAACAAGAGGTATGAGCTTATCTCTTTTAGATAACTTTAAGCCTATTAAAAATTTTCTAGTAAATAAAATGAGTTTCGGTAAATGA
- the folE2 gene encoding GTP cyclohydrolase FolE2, which yields MTTSKHTCPIEDVQNTPDLRSLDIDKVGIKSIRHPVLVKDKTGGAQHTVATFNMYVYLPHNFKGTHMSRFVEILNMNEREISVESFENILREMMERLEAKSCDVEMTFPYFINKTAPISGVKSLLDYDISFIGKIIDGKFKNTIKVIVPVTSLCPCSKKISDYGAHNQRSHVTVTAEINKFIWIEELIELIEKQASCELYGLLKRPDEKFVTEKAYDNPKFVEDMVRDVAAQLKLEKRIDHFVVESENFESIHNHSAYALIEG from the coding sequence AAACACCCCTGATTTAAGGAGTTTGGATATTGATAAGGTGGGTATTAAATCTATAAGACATCCTGTGCTTGTGAAGGATAAAACAGGTGGGGCACAACACACTGTTGCAACATTTAATATGTATGTTTATTTGCCACATAATTTTAAAGGCACTCACATGTCTAGATTTGTAGAAATCCTAAACATGAATGAAAGAGAAATATCTGTTGAGTCTTTTGAAAATATCTTAAGAGAAATGATGGAACGACTTGAAGCTAAGTCATGTGATGTCGAAATGACATTCCCATATTTCATTAATAAAACCGCGCCTATTTCCGGAGTTAAAAGCCTTTTGGATTATGATATAAGTTTTATTGGAAAAATTATTGATGGAAAATTTAAGAATACAATTAAAGTAATTGTGCCAGTAACCAGCCTTTGCCCATGCTCGAAGAAAATATCAGATTATGGCGCGCACAACCAAAGATCTCACGTCACAGTCACCGCTGAAATTAATAAATTTATTTGGATTGAAGAATTAATTGAGCTTATTGAAAAACAAGCATCATGTGAGCTTTATGGTCTTCTAAAAAGACCTGATGAAAAATTTGTGACTGAGAAAGCATATGATAATCCTAAATTTGTTGAAGATATGGTGCGAGATGTTGCAGCCCAATTAAAATTAGAAAAAAGAATTGATCATTTCGTAGTTGAATCCGAAAACTTTGAATCCATTCACAATCATTCTGCTTACGCTTTAATTGAAGGGTAA
- a CDS encoding type 1 glutamine amidotransferase, with protein sequence MRFYETEGPGYLADFLIQNAIQYKLIKVDQMDNIPRSISEYAGLILMGGPMSVNDDLPWIKEVVKLIQEAICSDIPVLGHCLGGQLISKALGATVKKNSCKEIGWFEVQTLNHNSQQIESSKKWFDDLSEFEVFHWHGETFELPQNAIHLLTNKNCHHQAYSYFDKHIAFQCHIEMMPSMVESWTKAGAAEMENEKNKEAIQSPEVILENVSIKCDQLNKLAYRVYNQWIKDLRLN encoded by the coding sequence ATGAGATTTTATGAAACTGAAGGTCCGGGCTATTTGGCTGATTTTTTAATTCAAAATGCTATTCAGTATAAATTGATTAAAGTAGATCAGATGGATAATATTCCTAGATCTATTTCTGAATATGCTGGTTTGATTTTGATGGGAGGCCCCATGAGCGTGAACGACGATTTGCCGTGGATCAAAGAAGTGGTTAAATTAATTCAAGAAGCCATATGCTCTGATATACCAGTTCTTGGGCATTGCCTTGGGGGTCAGTTAATCAGTAAGGCGCTTGGTGCAACCGTTAAAAAAAATTCTTGTAAGGAAATTGGATGGTTTGAAGTGCAAACCCTTAACCACAATTCTCAGCAAATAGAATCTTCAAAAAAATGGTTTGATGATTTATCAGAATTTGAAGTTTTTCATTGGCATGGCGAAACTTTTGAATTGCCACAAAATGCAATTCATCTTTTGACCAATAAAAATTGTCATCATCAGGCTTATAGCTATTTTGATAAGCATATTGCATTTCAATGCCATATTGAAATGATGCCTTCCATGGTAGAAAGTTGGACAAAAGCTGGGGCGGCTGAAATGGAAAATGAAAAAAATAAAGAAGCGATTCAATCGCCAGAAGTGATATTAGAAAATGTTTCTATCAAATGTGATCAATTGAATAAGTTAGCTTATCGAGTTTATAACCAATGGATTAAGGACTTACGACTCAATTAA
- a CDS encoding FAD-dependent monooxygenase has protein sequence MKGSSSDVLIMGSGIAGMATLVTLDKYAIKTSLLSHSKIINNNAPDPRFYAITPGVKEWLEENGVCDFLHKDFMSPVNKIRVYSNRENASLSFDAYDAGMNELAFIINHDDLENAFKNRISKISYNEIKIDSAESLNIEMDHINLVDAKSKRYQFKLVIGADGSNSWVRSQTSIDVKNKAFNQTALVFNIKGTKAHQGCAYQKFMQDGILALLPIHTDEYSVVFSLNDNILDEYKKLDDPMFLLKLKKDLGEKFGDINILSKRQYFPLSMKINESLISDRVILIGDAAHQVHPLAGQGLNLGLRDVIEFDELLNSNKKYHHDLGLKQFLKKYNRNRKTDILSLTYLTNHLSHIFSSQSLIPEFVINFGFNKINQNHLIKKILIEKAAH, from the coding sequence ATGAAAGGAAGCTCAAGTGATGTATTGATTATGGGTTCAGGCATCGCTGGCATGGCGACATTAGTGACTCTAGATAAATATGCTATCAAGACAAGTCTGCTATCTCATTCAAAAATTATTAACAATAATGCACCTGACCCAAGATTTTATGCCATTACACCCGGCGTTAAAGAATGGCTAGAAGAAAATGGCGTTTGTGATTTCTTGCACAAAGATTTCATGTCTCCAGTAAATAAAATCAGGGTTTATTCTAATAGAGAAAATGCATCATTAAGTTTTGATGCCTATGATGCTGGAATGAATGAGCTTGCGTTTATTATCAATCATGATGATCTTGAAAATGCTTTTAAGAATCGAATAAGCAAAATTAGTTATAATGAAATAAAAATTGATAGCGCTGAGTCTTTGAATATTGAAATGGATCATATTAATCTTGTTGATGCAAAGAGCAAAAGATATCAATTTAAATTGGTCATTGGAGCTGACGGTTCCAATTCATGGGTGCGAAGCCAGACATCTATTGACGTTAAGAACAAAGCATTTAATCAAACGGCTTTAGTATTTAATATTAAAGGTACTAAAGCTCATCAAGGATGTGCTTATCAAAAATTCATGCAAGATGGCATCTTGGCGCTTTTGCCTATTCACACAGATGAATATTCTGTCGTTTTTTCTTTAAATGACAATATCCTAGATGAATATAAAAAGTTAGATGATCCAATGTTTCTGCTTAAGTTAAAAAAAGACTTAGGTGAAAAGTTTGGAGATATTAATATTTTGTCTAAGAGACAATATTTTCCTTTGAGTATGAAAATTAATGAATCATTAATTTCAGATCGAGTTATTCTAATAGGAGATGCCGCACATCAAGTTCACCCTCTCGCAGGCCAGGGTTTAAATTTAGGTTTAAGAGATGTGATAGAGTTTGATGAATTGTTAAACTCAAATAAAAAATATCATCATGATCTTGGTTTAAAGCAATTCCTTAAAAAATACAATCGAAATAGAAAGACCGATATATTATCTTTAACTTATTTAACGAATCATTTGAGCCATATTTTTTCATCCCAGAGCCTTATTCCTGAATTTGTGATTAATTTTGGATTTAACAAAATAAATCAAAACCATTTAATTAAAAAAATTCTTATAGAGAAAGCAGCTCATTAG
- a CDS encoding cold-shock protein — MATGTVKWFNDSKGFGFITPDDGGDDLFAHFSAIVDTGYKSLKEGQRVTFDVTDGPKGKQASNINKA, encoded by the coding sequence ATGGCAACAGGTACAGTAAAATGGTTTAATGATTCAAAAGGTTTTGGTTTTATTACTCCTGATGATGGTGGTGATGATTTATTTGCTCACTTCTCAGCAATCGTAGATACAGGATATAAAAGTCTTAAAGAAGGTCAAAGAGTTACTTTTGACGTTACAGACGGACCAAAAGGCAAGCAAGCTTCAAATATAAATAAAGCCTAG
- a CDS encoding MFS transporter — translation MGSFVPYWGIYLQSQNFSPASIGILLSLFQISRIVAPNFWGWLADHTGHRVKWIKLTSLLGLIGFVGVFWAKGFFWIFLIMSALSLFTSSTLPLAESLTLAHLATTDGHYSRIRLWGSIGFIAASLLLGYLIDLQGINILLWTLLISQAIIFFLSNTIPETQEIHNAKNDLSIWNIIKTPSVIALLIGCTLMVSAHGVLYNFYSIYLKEHGYSGGTIGWLWATGVICEILIFMLMPKILHRYSLKAILLMSLFLGVIRFILIGVSPNHLYLLFVAQMFHAATFGSFHAASIEVIAYYFKGRNQARGQAIYNSVAYGIGGTVGGLGGGYLIQYLGGQIGFMIAAISPLIGFLVIWFGLKLEIKGNKIFG, via the coding sequence GTGGGCTCGTTTGTTCCATACTGGGGCATTTATCTTCAATCTCAAAACTTTTCACCTGCAAGTATTGGTATTCTTCTTTCTTTATTTCAAATAAGTCGTATCGTTGCTCCCAATTTTTGGGGTTGGCTGGCTGATCACACAGGTCATCGTGTTAAATGGATTAAACTTACATCGCTTTTGGGTTTGATCGGGTTTGTTGGTGTTTTTTGGGCAAAAGGATTTTTTTGGATTTTTTTGATAATGTCAGCCTTAAGTTTATTTACGAGTTCAACTTTGCCGTTAGCAGAATCTTTAACTCTTGCGCATTTAGCAACTACAGATGGACATTACAGCAGAATAAGATTATGGGGATCAATCGGATTTATTGCGGCATCTTTATTGTTAGGTTATCTAATTGATCTTCAAGGGATTAATATTTTGTTGTGGACTTTATTAATTTCTCAAGCAATTATATTTTTTTTATCAAACACTATTCCTGAAACTCAGGAGATCCATAACGCAAAAAACGATTTATCTATTTGGAACATTATTAAAACTCCTTCTGTGATAGCGCTTTTAATTGGCTGCACATTAATGGTTTCAGCACACGGAGTGCTTTACAATTTTTATTCAATTTATCTCAAAGAGCATGGTTATAGCGGCGGCACGATAGGGTGGCTTTGGGCGACTGGCGTCATCTGTGAAATTTTGATTTTTATGTTGATGCCAAAAATTTTACATCGCTATTCACTTAAAGCAATTTTGCTAATGAGTTTATTTTTAGGCGTCATTCGGTTTATTCTTATTGGAGTCTCTCCCAACCATCTTTATCTATTATTTGTAGCACAAATGTTTCATGCTGCAACTTTCGGAAGCTTTCATGCAGCATCCATTGAAGTTATTGCTTACTATTTTAAAGGCCGGAATCAAGCGAGAGGGCAGGCAATATATAACAGTGTAGCTTATGGCATTGGTGGCACTGTCGGAGGATTGGGAGGGGGTTATTTAATTCAATATCTTGGAGGGCAGATTGGATTTATGATTGCTGCCATATCTCCACTGATTGGATTTTTAGTGATTTGGTTTGGATTAAAACTAGAGATTAAAGGAAATAAAATATTTGGCTAA
- the icd gene encoding NADP-dependent isocitrate dehydrogenase, with product MLSKINLPKNALKITVNSNLSLNVPDHPIIPFIEGDGIGVDITPAMLKVVNQAVLKAYDGKKEIAWMEVFAGEKATKIYDKDTWLPQETLDTMKEFVVSIKGPLTTPVSGGIRSLNVAMRQGLDLYVCLRPIEYFNGVPSPLKNPEKTNMVIFRENTEDIYAGIEWQAFSEESKKIIKMISELGIKNKIRFPESTAIGIKPVSKEGSQRLIRKAIEYAIEHKKRSVTLVHKGNIMKFTEGGFKEWGYQLAQDEFGAKPIEGKSSFVCSNGLIIKDCIADAFLQEILIHPSEYDVVATLNLNGDYISDALAAQVGGIGIAPGANLSDSTVIFEATHGTAPSIAGKKIANPSSLILSAEMMLRHIGWIEAADTISLAFRKTLAAQKVTQDFSSQLNNVLPLSTDDFADVIISYM from the coding sequence ATGCTTAGCAAAATTAATCTTCCAAAAAATGCTTTAAAAATTACAGTCAATTCAAATCTAAGTTTGAATGTTCCAGATCATCCTATTATCCCATTTATTGAAGGTGACGGTATTGGTGTTGATATTACTCCAGCGATGTTAAAGGTTGTAAATCAAGCTGTTTTAAAAGCTTATGATGGAAAAAAAGAAATTGCTTGGATGGAAGTATTCGCCGGAGAAAAAGCCACAAAAATATACGATAAAGACACATGGCTTCCTCAAGAAACTCTAGATACTATGAAAGAGTTTGTTGTGTCTATTAAAGGCCCTCTCACAACGCCTGTCAGTGGCGGCATCAGATCACTTAATGTAGCTATGAGACAAGGGCTCGATTTATATGTTTGCTTAAGACCGATTGAATATTTTAATGGTGTTCCAAGTCCTTTAAAAAATCCTGAAAAAACTAATATGGTGATTTTTAGAGAAAACACAGAAGATATTTATGCGGGGATTGAATGGCAAGCATTCTCAGAAGAATCAAAAAAAATTATAAAAATGATCTCAGAATTGGGCATTAAAAATAAAATTCGCTTTCCAGAATCAACCGCTATAGGTATTAAACCTGTTTCTAAGGAAGGTAGTCAAAGGCTTATAAGAAAAGCGATTGAATATGCTATAGAACATAAAAAAAGATCAGTCACACTAGTCCACAAAGGCAATATTATGAAATTTACTGAAGGTGGATTTAAAGAATGGGGTTATCAATTAGCTCAAGATGAATTTGGGGCTAAACCTATTGAAGGTAAATCCAGTTTTGTTTGCTCTAATGGTCTTATCATCAAAGATTGCATTGCTGACGCTTTTCTTCAAGAAATATTAATTCACCCAAGCGAATATGATGTCGTAGCCACCCTCAACCTTAACGGGGATTACATTTCAGATGCGCTAGCTGCTCAAGTTGGTGGTATTGGCATTGCTCCAGGCGCTAATTTATCAGACTCAACGGTTATTTTTGAAGCTACCCATGGAACCGCACCAAGTATTGCAGGTAAAAAAATTGCCAATCCTAGCTCTTTAATTCTGTCGGCTGAAATGATGTTAAGGCATATTGGCTGGATTGAAGCTGCCGATACCATCTCGTTAGCATTCAGAAAAACATTAGCGGCTCAAAAAGTCACTCAAGACTTCTCATCACAATTAAATAATGTCTTGCCATTATCTACAGATGATTTTGCTGATGTCATCATAAGTTACATGTAA